The genomic segment GTGTGTTCGAGTCATTGTGCTGAGGAACGAGGTCACAAACAGGAGTAGGTGAGTGTGTGCATGCAAGGGAAAGTTTGCACGTGTGTTTTTGGTGGGTATGTGCCAGGGGAAGGGTGTGCAGAGGAGACTGTGTGTGCAAAAGtgcctgtgcatgtgtgcacCCATGTGCATGTGTCTACAGTGTGCAAGGAGCAGTTTGTGTAATTGTGCGTCAGTGTGGATACAGATGTATCTCTCCGCTAACATGTGACTACACCTCTGAATGTGTGAGTCTGACTGTATGTATGGACCTGTCCTtgcgggggggctgtggggcggggtgaCCTTGTGTGCCTGGGCGCAGCTGCATGTCTGAGCAAAATCAATGTTTGTGTCAGCTtgtgttgggtgtgtgtgtgtgtgtgtgtgtgcggggggttgTGTTGggcggaggggggcggggggaacgaGCCGTCCCTGTGGGTCCGTCACTCAGCCCCCAGCTCCGCCTCCCCGCTACAAAGGCCGGGTCGGGCGCTGCCGGCTCGCAGAGCGGTGACTCCCGGCTCGAGCGATCGGTACGCTGCGCCCCGGGTCCCCGATGGTGGTTCAGCTCCGCGCCGCGCCCCGACGGACCGGCAAGATGTCTGACGGGGGGCAGCCCAGAGTGGGGGCCAACGTCCTGGTGCTGGGAGCCGGCAAAGTGGGTAAATCGGGTGAGTGTTGGGAACTCGGCAGCCTTCCCcggacccctcccctgcccccctgcagcccctcttgcatcccatcctgcccccttccctccagcctgctccctgccctctagtcctgctgcccctgtgctctccatccttcccctgcccccatcctgcccccttcctccttcttccccccaccctttatcCTGGTATCTTGTCCCCTTGACCTCtggtcctcctgccccctccaccgtCCTCTAccctctggtgcccccacccccttgccctcccccaccctctggtcctcctgccccctccaccgtCCTCTAccctctggtgcccccacccccttgccctcccccaccctctggtcCTTCTGCCCCTTTATTCCATCCTGCCCTCAGGCTCTTTTCTCCAGCCTTCCTctgtcccgccccccccccccaaacttcCCTCTGgtcctcctgccccagggccccttcCCTTGGGTACTTGCCATGCtcatccccatcctgccccctccccccaggacctccctcccccagtccatTTCCTGCCCCCTTCCTTCCACCCTCCTGTCCTTTTGTTGCTCCCTTTCTCCATCATTCTCTCCTCACCGTTGCTTCTCCCAGTGGAGGGGTAATTCTCCTCTCTGGCACCACTCTTGAGTGCACTGTTGGGCCATGGATGGTGGGGCGGGAGGGCCTATCTCAGCCTGCTGGGCATGATCCTGGGTGGGGATTGTGAAGCAATGTCTGGGGAtcacaagccccctcttttgcGGCTGCCCCGCACGGTGTTCCAGGTGCAGGTGTAGCTTGGCGGAGAAGCAAAGGCAGCAAACCGCCATTGTGCGGAGCTACTTCTGCTTGACCCGGGTGTAAGAGAAGTCAAAACAGGGCCACCCAGAACTCCCTGGGCCAAACCCTCAGTGGATGGAAATTAGAGTTACCCTATTCCTTTACCCCAGCCGAAGTGCTGGCCTCACCGGGGAGCTGGTGCGGAGTGTACCAGCCACCCCATACCCTGTGCGTGGACACCTAGCACCACCCACTCTATCCCCTGGGGAGAGTGTAGGAGTGAGGGGATGTGCTGGGGAGACCATGAGTAGCTTTCAGTCCTGCTGGGGAGTCTGAGCTCAGCTTGGTGCCTGACGTTGGGTCTCTTTTGTTTCAGCTCTGACGGTCCGATTCCTCACCCGGAGGTTTATTGGAGAATATGGGGATATTGGTGAGTAGCTTTGGGTTATATTATGttatttccttccttccatccaaCTCCATTCTCTCCTAACAGCACTCTCTTTTCTCCCCCTTCCTGCGTGGCTCCAGAATCCGTTTACACCCACAACGTGATGGTTGGGGGCAGAGAGGTTTGCTTCAGCATCTGGGACTCCGTCTGCCCCCAGGTGAGACACTGCTACCTGCTGCATCCCACCCAGCCAGATGGCTCTGGGAACAGAGTGGACAGAATGAGCTGGTTGGGACACAGGCCAGCTCCTAGCAGGGCAAGGGTCCTCCTAACCCACGGCAGCTCAccccccctttccccctccaGCAGGTCATGTGGACAAACTTGCTTTGGTTCCAAAGAGGCTATAGAAAACCCCTCTGCCCTCAGAGTGCCGCCATCTACCCACAGTGAACATGGCTGCCTCGGCTTCCAAGGCTGGGAAATGGCATCCAATTCCTTTATTAATGGATTTAATAGTAATAATTTATTACTTTTGTGGGGAGAGAAGCTGAATGAAGACCGAGGggagggcaaaagcagagctgccACAGAACTGACCCTCCCATGCTGGGGTTGAGGCAAGGGAAGGGTTGGATAGATGTGCTCACTGTGGCGACTGCAGGGTGCTCCTTGATGGCCTGTCTGCCCCAGCTAGCTCCTGATTGCAGTTCCCGggctctgtcccctgccctgccccctctccaggcCTCCGAGCTCCAGGGCTGGGTGAGCGAAAAGCAGCTGCGCTGGGCCGACGGCTTTGTCCTGGTCTACAGCATCTGCGACCGCTCCAGTTTCCACCTGGcccgccagcagctccagcgcaTCCGGCAGCTAAAGCGACAGGGCAGTTCCGAGAGAGCCCCTGTCATCCTGGTGGGCAACAAGCGGGACCTCCAGCACCGGCGGGCTGTCTCCAGCGAGGAAGGGCGACTCCTGGCCCTCTCCACCAACTCGGGCTTCTTCGAGGTCTCGGCTGCTGAGACGTACCACGGCGCCGTGGTGGTCTTCCACGAGCTCCTCGACATGGTGCGGGACTCCAGGAGCTCAGGCAAGAAGGCCATGGGCCTCCGTGGCATCGTGCGGAGCATGTCGGCCGTCTTCGGGAGGAGGAGGACGGAATGAGCGAGGAGAGCTGGGTTCCTGGGGGCAATGGAACGCACGTGCCACGGAGGCACTGGCTGCGTCCCTTGGAGAGCGTACGACAGTGATGGGAGCCGAGGGGGAAGCAGTTCTGTGCGCGTCCCTGGCCTTGTCTGGTGGGAGCTCTGGATGGGAACTCTTGGCATATCAGGAGAGCGCCATCATCTGCCAATGGGCTGCCTTCCGCTCCCCATGCTCCAGCACAGCCTCAGCCCTTGGCAGCGGTGTTACTCATTAGCGATAAAATTGAGTAGTAATTATATtccacctccctccctgggcCCACTGGAGGAACAATTCTCTACGTGTCCCTTCCTAACAATTGTGCCTGTGCGGCTGTTAAAGAGCTGCTGTGTTCTGCCCCAGAAGTGGGTGCATTTCAAAGGGTGGGTAAACGAGCTGTGTTTACAGGGAACTGGCTTTGTCAACAGGACAGTAGGCCCCCGATTCTCCCCTGACACCTGTGCCTTGTGGAGCCATTCACACCCCCAGTGCACAGTGGATGTGCATCCCTAATCACCCTTATGGGCACTGGAAGAAGAAATTTGCGCAGCACCAAATTTGGAAGACAAGGCACAAGGCAGCGGGGAATGAGTCCGCCAGATCCCATGTCTGGCTGATATGGTCTGTATATGGGACCTGAGCCTGCCATGGGGCTAACGTCCCATTGAGAGTCAGATACCACAGCGATGGCAACCTACAAAACCTTTGCTTGAGATTCATGCCTTGGGCTCTCTTAACcaaaggtgctgaagcacctaagaggTGAAATGACAAAGTTTACTTACTTTTAAGGGGCCCGTGTTTGAAAACTGGGCTCGAAACCTTCAGGTACTGGAGAAAAGATTAGAATGGCTGGTGAATAAATGGGACTTGCTGAAGTTTGAGCAGCCTGCATTAGCCCCACGGGGTGGCACTGGACTTTTCTGCTGGGTTTCCAAATTACTGTTCCTGCTAAAAGTTCTCTGTTCTCAGTTATATCGGTGTGAATCCAGAGACTTTAATAGAATCACTCTGAATTACACTtgctgtaactgagagcagaatttaagGCACTGTGAGACTCGTGAGTTACACCAGAGTAACTGCACAAGCACTCTATGCTTGCTATGACTTAACCCTTGCACTCCATGTGgcacataggtcatctgcaagtctcctccactccaTTCAGTGGATTAACTCTGAATTTACATCAGTGGAACTGATGGAGGAATTTGGCCCTTTTACCGTTAAGCATTTGCCATCCCATGCAGTGAAGGTTAGTGAGAGAAGTGAGGTTCAGGACTCTAGGGTTCAactcctggctctgtcactgatcgctgtgtgactttgggcaaatcatatcctgccccatgcctcagttcccccatctgtaaaatggggctaataatgCCTGTGTTGCAGTTTGTGGGGGTGTGAGACTTCATCCCTTGGAAAGTGCAAACTGTTActgatttctttttccccccccaaaGCCAAATGCTCAACTTAGAATATTAGAACTATGGTGTTGCCAACAGACATGTCTTCCACTATTTCAGGCAGGATCATTTTAAATGCCACCTGCCACAGGGCGAGTGGAAGATGGTATTGTCTCCAGTGCTGGAATATAAAGTCACCCAAATAAAATGTGAACTTTTGTATATTTGTAAATAACACAAATATTTAACTTATTGGAAGTGTTCTTTATGGGAGCGAATGTTTAcatccagactttttttttttgttaaaatattctCCTTGCACAtgacaaaaaaagattttgatggTGAGAAAAGGTTATTTTTGGATGGGCAATAAAAGTTCATATGTAATAAAAGACAATAGTTTGGTGCTTTCACTGTAAGACACTTTGCCCTCAGAGGAAAGATTTAAAGGAGCTGCCTTGGGTGCCTTCAGGCCCAGATATTACACCATGTATAAAAAAGGTGTGTGTCAGACTTCTAAGGAATGAATGGACAATAGAGGGGCCCTGACACTCATCTCTTATCTGGTGGATAGAGAAACTGGTGGGGACTCTgacctggattctgttcccagctcgCTGGCTAGGTGACCTCATGCAAGTCACGCCCcactgcgtgcctcagtttccctatccgGAAAGTGCAGATACTGATCTCCTTTGGAAAATGCTTTGAGACCTGCTGGGAATAAGAGCAAGTGGTTGTTATTATTTAGCAGTTCCCATCCTGCAGAGCTAATGGGGTGAGCAGCAAACTGAGGGGCAGATCCATTCTGGACAGATGCAGGCAGCTGTCTAACAAGGCCTGGCCTGAGGTCAGAGCAGGAGGCAACAGTGTAATGAGTGGTTGTGCCCTGGGTCACTTTCTCCGGCACATGGACATACCAAGGGGGTTTGCTTGGCAGGTTAAGTTCCAGTGGGGAGAGTAAATTTGATACTGGTAGGTTAGAGCACAGGAGTGAGTgataggactcctgggttctctccctgcgaCTGACCTCAGCTACTCTAGCCCTTGTCATCCCTGCAGCGGGTGGAACCAAGCAGAGACGCATTCAGACGTCCCAGACCCCCGACAGAGGGAGCGGGTTGATCTGCCGTCACCCAGAAGGCAGGGGACAGAATTATCGTAGCATTTGGAGCCATCTTGTCCCCAGGCATGAGGCAGAagtggtggctggggagcaggtggcgGGGGAAAGCGCTGTTGCTATTTGTGAGGCTGAGTGGGATGGGGGCATAGAACCGGTGCCCATATGCTATGACAGTCACCAGCCCAGAGTTCTAGGGTGCAGCTCCCCCACAGATGGGCATGTGGCAGTGTTACCTGACAGCCATGCAGAACGGATTCCGCTGGAGCCGGGAGACATGCTGCCTAGAGTCACCTACGGCATCGACTCACCTGGGCATGTCTGTAGGGCGGGGCTGATCCTCAGTGGCTGTACGCAGGCTGGGCCGGGTGGGCATTAAATCCTTCATTCTGCCCAGAGTTCAGTGTAAATCAGATTGCCCTCAGGGCTGCAGTAGCTTATACACTGCTCCCCTGGGCCCTCAGCTGCAAGGAACAGCCACAGAGCACGACCTTGATCCACCCTTTTGCTGTTCATTACCAACCTCCCACAGACATGAGTGGGAAAATCCACTGTGGACGGATGGAGTATGAAGTCCTCACTTTAGATCCCAGCCCCTGGAATCCAACTTTCTCTATTGAATCAGTTGCTTTAGTCACAGAGCTGGGACTCAGGGTACCCGTTTTTGAGTCCCAGCTCTGATATGGACTCACTGTGtaaccatgggcaagtcactcgATCTCACTCTGTGACTGCATGTTTCCCCACTAAAGTCCATTTACAACTGTATGCTGATCACGGACAAGGGTGGCGCACAtctgctcatgccttggtgcacaaaaccaCTTACTCCATACGTGaattggaaaaaattagagggaacactggtctcggACGGAGGCAGGGCGTGGATCTGAATTCCACAGCTTCGAGCTCCACTGTAATCTTTATGGGCTGGGGTCAGCCTGACCTGGCCTTACCAGAAACCCTCAACCAGCCTCTGAACAGTGAGACAAAGAGGAGGCCAGGGGCTtgcttttcagagatgctgagcacccacaatgcAGCTGagaacagcagctggcagccctgaggATCTTGGAAAATCATCTCCATAAGGCAGATCCCTGGAAGACGCCAGGCAAATTACTGGAGCAAAAGGCCCCCTGCAGTAAGGAGGTAACACCTGCCTTGCGTCTGCAGAGAGACACCAATAAGCACCGACTTCTGCTCACACTCAGCCAGGGGGCGATGGGAGGGGGCTCAAGGAGCTGAAAGGGAAGAACAGAGGACAAGGAAAGGACAGAAGAGTCAATTAACGGCAGGTGAAAGGATGCTGGAATTGTCAATCAATGACTTCCCCACCGAGATCCAGGGCAGAGTTGCCTCCCACTGTCCCCATGTTAAAGAGAAGCAGCTCTGCTGCCATCAGTGGTGTGAAAGTGGCCTGAGATCAGCATCTGGCCTATTAGCTGACCACTGTGTAgtgcctgctggctgcagagccagtgaaAACTTCATGGGTGAACTAAGGCAGGGGCACGATAATTCAGCAGTGGCCTGGCAGGGCCTGATTTGCACCTCAAACTGGTGCCAGTCAGGGGGACACACGCTGGAGGCAGTGGATTTGTCCCAGCAGGGAGAATCAAGCTACAGAGCAGTACACGTTTTGCAAAGCCACAGTCTGAGGGCACATACCATTCACACGGTTCTGCGGCCACTCGGCCCTCCTCTGGGACGGCAACATACAGGAGGGACCAGCCCCGAGCCAGCATGAATGGGGATGGCAGATGATTTGAGACAGGTGCGCAATACAATCCAAAGCATGTGCTTCTCCCTGCTCCCGACCTAAATCCTTCACCTGTTGTTTAAACTCAGCCATGGGGAGTTAGCTGCAGGACGCACACAGTAGGAGAACGTAAATGCTGATTCTACTCAGCTATTTCTGGCCTGAAGCTTCCTAGCCTGGAGTCAGCTAAACATTCTCCAACAGGATGTTCTGCCATTGGGATAAATTTCATcaacaaaaatcaaaatgtcTCACAGGAACATACAAATTTTGCTGAACTTTTCCTCAGGGAAGTGATCAAGATGCTTCATTTTCACTTTAAATGTATAGTAGAATATCAACCTCGGGCCTCTACAGCACATTTCATACTTAGACTGCTCAGTGTGTCGtttcccccattttacagatggggaaactgaggcaccgagtgGGAGGTCAGCCAGCTGGCGGAGCAGAGCTCAGAATGGAACCCCACCTCTCAGACTAGTGTGCTAGCCGGTAGGCCACTCTGCCTCCCTATCTAATAACTGAAATGAGACAGTTGGAACAAAACAATTTTGATACGGTCATAattaattatttctttttttgttttgtgaaaaaactCAGAGATTTCATCAttctgcccagagctgggggagaaaATAAAATCCTGGGATGTCCAACAGGATGCAGGTCCTGGTTGCAGGTCATTTGGTTGCAGCACAGAAGCGGGGAGGACATCTTGGCTGCACCCTCACATTGCTGCACCCAAGGAGGCAAGGTCCCTGCCCTTCcggagctggctggctgcagggggtggcgaTCGAGCCTTCTTGGCAGGGAATTCCTGACACAGGGTAGCCGGGATCCCTCTCCGGGCTGGTGACAGGTTGGACTGGGGACCGCTCCCATCTTGGAAGCTGGGCTTCTCACTCACAGCCTTGCGGCTCTTCCCCCCTAAGCTGTATTGCCTcctctggacaagccgcacggggATGAGGCCTGGGTGGAAGTCAGGCCAGAAGGTTGAATCTGAATCATTCGTCTCAGTCAGGGCAACCAGAGCGCGATAGAGGCGATGTCTCagctggaggggaaaaaacaagaaGAGCCCGGGGAGGTCACCGGTGGGGAATCTCACCCCTCCTCATCCCTCCTGAGATGCGTCTATTTTCAGCCCCTTCAGTACAAGCCATTAACGGTTCTTACGTAACACCAGACAGCGCAGGGTCACTCTGCTTGGATGTGACTAGCAAGTGCTGCTGGGAACGGTCCCTTCTGGAAGCTGCTGCTCACAAGTCACTCTGACTCTATATGGGAACCTGGCACAGCTGGCTtcacccagccagcctcctggTCCAGCGAAGCCCCAGCATGCCCCTGGATGCGTTCCAGGCCACTCAcaagggctgggaagcagctggtaCTGGGGAGTTACTGGTGCTGAACTCACAACATCCCTGGTGCCGGAGAGTGGCAGACCTGGACCATGGCTGAAGCTGAACTGGGCTGTAATGAACGGAAAGGGGAGGCTTTCTCCCTGTAACTGGCGGACACAGACGGACCCTGTGGTTCTGTAGCTGCCTTGAGTCCTGGGCTGGGCTTTGACCAGCGTTCagtgcaagctgagtgcttgggcagccacccaggagaaattcaggggctgcccagatgattagaagagcacccacagccagcagcgtgtgcttctacgggtggggcacatccacacttgcctcggtgcacataacgtTTCTGCCCACAGATagaaaataattagagggaaccctgggcaTGACCCTGAGTTGGAAGATTGGGCTTACATTACAGTGTGGACAGGATACCCTCCAATTACCTTTCCCAGACCCAAGGAAGAACTCAACGTCATTCAAAAGCTCATCTCTCGCCAACcaaagctggtccaataaaagacataaCCTCCCCTCCTTGTCTCTCTCACAAATAATTAAAGAACCCTTGGGCCAAAGGGAGTGGTTGACTCTCCAGCCCAGTGGTTCTGGAATGTGCATTCAAGCCCCTGCTCTGACTTAGAGAAGGGACCAAACCTAGCCGCTTACGCGCCCATTCTAACCACTAGGATGTTGCCTATTTGGGGTGGGTTTCTCTCCCTCTGAATGAAAATTATGTCCTAGCTCTAAGCAACCTTCctggcaagtatcagagacgtagccgtgttagtttgtatctttgagaacaagaagtcctgtggcaccttatagactaacagataccttggagcataagcttttgtgggcaaagaccatgacgaagtgggtctttgcccatgaaagcttatgctccaaaacatctgttagtctataaggcgccacaggacttctgcttCTTCCTGGCAACATTTTCATCTCAGCCAGGGGTTGGCAATTAAAACAGCAAgtagagccatttttttcaaatttagttaaaaaaacccaacagttcaaaagctgcaatgcatgtgaatacaagacagtccctaatgaataacgtcaaaccatattttttgtaaacCCTGGTTTTACAAACAGCATGtgtgcaatacatgtttactgcaggacgttcacaaacttttacatattctgtttcctcactctttacacatgtgtgtttgtaccactgtcttcctgtctctcactcccaaacctattttagttatgccaatttgacttcacgtttaatttaagttttctttcttcaaatgcATGTTGCTCTTCTCAATAGGAaggccgcaagcttccttttcgtttgtaaaatcaagactttatcagcaacacaatcaaaatgcAGACACAGTatctatcccacaatgcactgcacatataaaagggggagttagccaacgTCTCGAGATCACGTATCGTTTGCTATtcagataggagttgttcattgttgggcttttagacattcacggTTTATCAAAAAACCAGGAGGATTTTTTTAcgctttgcaattacagcattgggagccacaaagaagtccttaaagagccgcctgcagctccggagctgcaggtggaaAGCCCCTGAATTCTAAGCCAATACACGGCGTTGGGAACTGTCCCCTCACAAATGACGCATCCCCCACCCTCGCGCCCCCGAAGCAGCACTTTTCAACAGATAGAAAGTTGTGCCTGCAACTTTTTCACTTGGTGTTAGTTACATCCCCCCTCCCGCTCCAAACCAGCCCTTCAGCTCAGACCTTCACAGCGCCTGACTTATGGACACTGGATCGCTGTGCTGCGCTGCTGATGACAGACAGGGTAGAGCTGCTGTGCTCCTAATTGGCCTGCCTGCCCCGCTCCCCGGTGGCCACCGCCTGCAGGCCTCATGCATGAGCTCATAGTCTTTCCAGAAGGTATTTCCCAGCTCTGTCTTAGGGGGCAGCTGACAGGATGGCACCCGGCTGTCTGGAGAAGCCAGATGAGGGAAGTGTCTGGTATGTCACGGTGATTTTCACTGGAGCCATGAAAATCACTGCTCCTGGAGCAGGGTTGCAGCccatctagagcaggggtcagcaacctttcctaggTGGAATGACCACATTTGACCTTTCGTCCTCTACGgacggtccaagtgctggtgacactttttaaaatcactaatagtcctacttacaacagcttcactaataaataagaTGCAGAGCTCCACCGTCTAGGGGGTAGTTGGCAGCattagttgctcttctcttcaTCCAcagactttgagcaagctcccggctgcatgggggaggaggggcagggctgagctcttgcctcGCGTGCCAATGAGTATTAGCTtgtgtgccgctcttggcacccgcgccgagggttgctgacccctgatctagagtaTGGTACCCTATCCTGGACAGGCAGATCCTTGCACTCTCTACTCACACATGCCGGTATCATGCTATATTAGAGGGAAAGTGGTGACTGGAGAGAGCCCTGAAGCATGAAATTGGAGCCCCCTTCTTGTTTGGTTCTACCAGGTGTAATTCTAGTGGATATAAACATCTAATTCTTATCTGGATCAGCAGCTGAGAATCcctcaaaatagcagcagcagtgtgtcTGGTAGGTTAATCACAGCAAGAACCCTTTGTAATGGGCGAAGCTCAAATCTCAGCTCCTACTTTGGTTCATTTTCCGCCTACCAGAGAGTGGGAAACAAGAAGCAAGATAGAGATGAAATATCTTTGGGGCTGGGACTATCTCTTTGTTCTAGATTTGTACAGCTCCTGACATCATGGGGTCATTACCGGGACCCTGAGTTGCTACCATGAGACAAACGCTGAAACTACTAGTAGAACGTCTACTTACACAGGAGAAATTAGTGAATCTTGCGAATCTTCTGCCAGGCTTGGGCCATCCCCACTGAATCTACTCAGAAGCTTTGCACTTGATTCAGAGCCAAGGGCcaaactaacaaaaggatttgCAAAACTCATCTCAGTGAGTTCGATACCTAATGCCCAttgacagtgctttttttctagcaaaaagggtgctggaact from the Carettochelys insculpta isolate YL-2023 chromosome 30, ASM3395843v1, whole genome shotgun sequence genome contains:
- the LOC142003683 gene encoding ras-related and estrogen-regulated growth inhibitor-like protein, with amino-acid sequence MVVQLRAAPRRTGKMSDGGQPRVGANVLVLGAGKVGKSALTVRFLTRRFIGEYGDIESVYTHNVMVGGREVCFSIWDSVCPQASELQGWVSEKQLRWADGFVLVYSICDRSSFHLARQQLQRIRQLKRQGSSERAPVILVGNKRDLQHRRAVSSEEGRLLALSTNSGFFEVSAAETYHGAVVVFHELLDMVRDSRSSGKKAMGLRGIVRSMSAVFGRRRTE